Part of the Streptomyces sp. NBC_01353 genome, GGGCGGCCCGCTGGGTGGACTCCACGACCGGCCGGCGCTCGTCCTCGTACGCGGCGAGCGCGCCCGGAACGTCGTCCGGGTGCTCGTGCAGGCAGGCCGCCAGGGCGAGGGCGTCCTCCATGGCGAGCTTGGTGCCGGAGCCGATGGAGAAGTGGGCGGTGTGGGCCGCGTCCCCGAGGAGGACCACGTTCTCGTGCCGCCAGGTGCGGTTGCGCACCGTCGTGAAGCGGAGCCACTTGGAGTTGTTGGGCAGGAGGCGGTGGCCGTCCAGGTGCCCGGCGAGGATCTCCTCGCAGCGCCGGATGCTGTCCTCGTCGCTGGCGCCGGGCGGGTACTCCCGGTCGGTGGAGTCCGCGAAACCGGCGCGCCGCCAGGTGTCCTCGTCGAGCTCCACGATGAAGGTCGAGCGGGTGTCGTCGTACGGGTACGCGTGCACCTGGAGGGTGCCGAAGTCCCGCTCCTCGACGATGAAGGTGAAGGCCTCGAAGACCTTGTCGGTACCGAGCCACATGTAGCGGCCGGCACGTTCGTCGAGGTCGGGGCCGAAGGTGTCGGCGTAGGCGGCACGGGTGGCCGACCGGACGCCGTCGCACGCCACCACCAGGTCGTACTCGGCGGCGAGTCGGTCCGCGGGCGGGGCCTGGGTGCGGTAGCGGACGTCCACGGCGAGGGCCGCGCAGCGGTCCTGGAGGATCCGCAGCAGCTTCCGGCGGCCGAGGGCCGCGAAGCCGTGTCCGCCGGAGGTGAGGGTCTGCCCCCGGTAGCGGACGTCGATGTCGCTCCAGCGGGCGAACTCCGCCGACATCGAGGCGTGGATGACCGGGTCGGCGGTCGCGATGCCGTCGAGGGTCTCGTCGGAGAAGACCACCCCGAAGCCGAACGTGTCGTCGGGGGCGTTGCGCTCCCAGACGGTGACCTCCCAGTCCGGGGAGAGCTGTTTGGCCAGGGCCGCGAAGTACAGGCCGCCGGGCCCTCCTCCGATGACTGCTACGCGCACGGGGTACCTCCTGTGGTTCTGTGGATCAGCTCGGGGGCCTGCGGGCCCGCCTTGGTGAGGACCTCGCGGACATCGGCGGGCCAGGGGGTCGTCCCGGTGGCGCGGGCCGCCGAGTGGGCGATGACCATGCGGCCGGTGGCGGCCTCCGTGCCCTCCTCGCCGAGGACGGTGAAGGCGTAGTGCAGGGAGCTCGCACCGACCTTGGTGACGCGCAGCTCGGTGCGGACGGCCTCGCCGAACCAGAGCCGGGCGCGGTAGTCGGCCTCGAAGTGGACGCGGGGCGTGCTGCCGAAGAGGTGGGAGAGTCCCAGGCGGCGCAGCAGCACGGCCTCGGCGGCCTCGACCCAGCGCACGACGGTCGAGTGGTGGTAGTGACCGGCGGCGTCGGTGTCGGGCCATTCGACGCGGCGCTCGACGGTGACGCTGGGCAGGCGCGGGACCATGGCCTCGGGGGCGCCGTCGGCGCAGCTGCCTTCGGGTCCGCCGGCCTTGGTGCGGGTGCCGTCGATTCCGTCGGCCTTGGTGCGGGTGTTCTCGGGTTCGGCGGCCGCTGTACGGGTGTCGCCGGGTCCGGCGGCCTCCGTGCGGGCGCCTTCTGTACGGGTGTCCTCGGCACGGGCCCCGGCCCGGGCGAGTCGGCGTAGTTCGCCGCGCTGGAGCTTGCCGTTGGCGGTCTTCGGGAGGTCCGCGACGAATTCGACAGCCCTCGGATACTTGTACGGTGCGATGGCCTGTTTGACGTGGGCCTGAAGCTCGCGGACGGTGTCCTCGGCCACCGGGGTGCCGTCGCGCAGGACGACGTACGCCTTGACGACCATGCCGCGCCGCTCGTCGGGGGCGCCGACGACGCCGCAGTCCACGACGTACGGGTGGGCGGAGAGGGCCTTCTCGACCTCCGGGCCTGCGATGTTGTAACCGGAGGAGACGATCATGTCGTCGCTGCGGGCCACGTACCAGAAGTAGCCGTCGGCGTCCCGGATGTAGGTGTCACCGGTGATGTTCCAGCCGTTCCTGACGTACGTGGTCTGGCGCTGGTCGGAGAGGTAGCGGCAGCCGGTGGGGCCGGTGACGGCCAGCAGGCCGGGCTGTCCGTCGGCTACCGGATCGCCCTGGTCGTCGACCACCGCGGCGCGGTACCCGGGGACAGGCCGGCCCGTGGACCCGGGGCGGATGTCCTCGTCGGCGGCGGAGATGAAGACGTGCAGCATCTCGGTGGCGCCGATGCCGTCGATGATGCGCAGGCCCGTGGCGGCGTGGAACTCCTCCCAGACGGAGGCCGGCAGGGGTTCTCCTGCGGACACGCAGCGGCGGAGTCCGGACAACTGCCCGGTCGCCCCGGCGGCCATGATCGCCCGGTAGGCGGTGGGCGCGGTGAACAGGACGGTCACACCGTGCGCCGCGACGAGATCCGCCAGCTGCTCGGGGGTGGCCTGCTCGATCAGCAGGGTCGCGGCCCCCACGTGCAGAGGGAAGACCACGAGTCCGCCGAGGCCGAAGGTGAAGGCGAGCGGCGGCGTGCCGGTGAAGACGTCGTCGGGGCGTGGTTTGAGGACGTGCCGCGAGAACGTGTCGGCATTGGCGAGGACGTCCCGGTGGAAGTGCAGGGTCGCCTTGGGGCGCCCTGTCGTCCCCGAGGTGAAGGCGATCAGCGCCACGTCGTCGGCCGCGGTCTCGACGGCGGTGAACCGGCCCTCCTTCGTGGCGCAGCGGGCGGTCAGATCGGCTTCGCCGTGGCCCCCGTACGGGATGACCGGCAGGCCGGGCGGGCCGGGGCTTCCTGCTGGGCCCGGAGGGTCCGCCGCGTCGAGTTCCGCGATGAATCGGTGGTCACACACGGCGACCGTCGGGCGGCTGATCTCGCACAGTTCGGCGAGTTCGGTGGCGCGCAGCAGCGGCATCGTGGTGACGGCCACACCACCGGCCTTGAGGACGCCGAACCACGCGGCGACGAGCCAGGGGTTGTTGGGGCCGCGCAGCAGGACGCGGTTTCCGGGCCGGAGCCCGTGGTCCTCGGTGAGCACCTGGGCGACCTGGTCGGCGCGCTGCTGGAGCTCGCCGTAGGTCCAGCGCTCGGTCGGGGTCAGCAGACAGGGACGGTCGGGGCCCCAGCGCTCGACGGCGTCGTCGAGCAGGCGGCGGGCACAGTTGAGCCGGTCGGGATAGTCCAACTCCGGCAGGTCGAAATGGAGTTGGGGCCATAGGGAGAAGTCGGGCAGCCGGTCGCGGCAGAAGGAATCGGCATGTGCCGAAGGGGAGAGCTCCATGGGGCGGCACCTCAATCAGGGAGCAGCGGGGAGATGGGGCAAGTATCTCGATAATTTGGCGGCCGTCAACTTTCCGCGATATCTCGAAGCCCCGCAGCACCCCCCGAGCGGCTCAGACGAGGGGGACTCGCACCCGCACGCACTTGCCCAACTCATGGGCCAGTACGGCGAGTTCACCGCCCACCTCGGCGGCCAGCAGCTCGACCAGAAGCAGACCTCGGCCACCCTCGGCATCCGGATCGACCTCGACGGCGGGATCGGGCAGCTGGGGCAGGACTGCCGCCCCGTCGGCGACCTGCAGGCAGAGCCAGCCCCCGCCACAGGAGACGCCGACGCGCATCCGACCGGTCGCGGCAGCGGCGTGCTGGACGACATTGCCGACGAGCTCGCTGACGGCCAGAAGGAAGGTGTCCGCGACGTCGGCGGCGATCCGCCAGCCCTCGAGCAGGGCGCGGACGCGAGTGCGGACCAGCGGAACGGTCGCCGCGGTGGGCTCGGGCACCCAGCGAACGAAGGCCCGCGTGGGGGCGGGGCCCGGAGCGTGATCCGCAGCGCACCCCGGGACGTCGCCCGGGGCCGGCGCGAGCGCCGGGGCCGGGGCCGGAACGTGGGGTGCGGGATGAGCGGTGACGGTGAGCATGACGCGCTCCCAGAGGGGGACACGCGACGCAACCGCGTGGTCACTCGTGTAACTAACCCAAGAATCAGACAGCTGCTGGGCTTGTCGTCAGCGGAAATGCGTCGCTAGAGTTTTGATAACACGTGTAACACGTTACGTCTCCCCGGGCGCCACGCGCAAGCATTTCGGACAAAGCGCTACGAACCCCGGGGCCGGCAGAAGGGCCGCAATGACGCAATCCCACCCGGCCGAGCTCGACCTGGCCGACATGACCTGGCCGCCCCCGCCCTACCACCCCCCGGTACCACCTGTGACGGACGAGCACGGCGTGCGCCGCTTCGACGGGGTCACCTACGCCACCACGCCCGGCTACCGTCCCCGGCTCCTCGACGTCCAAGTCCCGGCCGGAGAGGGGCCGTTCCCTGCGGTCGTCTGGATCCACGGCGGCGGCTGGCTGGACGGCGACCGTCGCTACCCGCCGCCGACCGTGCCGGCCGCGCTACTGCACGGATCGGTCCTGGCCGCCGGGCTCGCGCTCGTCTCCATCGACTACCGGCACAGCCTCGAAGCCCCCTTCCCGGCCCAGCTGCACGACGTGAAGGCCGCGATCCGGTACGTCCGCCAGTTCGCCGCCGAGCTCGGCATCGACCCGGACCGGATAGCCGTCTGGGGCGAGTCGGCGGGCGGTCACCTGGCGGCACTGGCCGGCC contains:
- a CDS encoding acyl-CoA thioesterase yields the protein MVPRLPSVTVERRVEWPDTDAAGHYHHSTVVRWVEAAEAVLLRRLGLSHLFGSTPRVHFEADYRARLWFGEAVRTELRVTKVGASSLHYAFTVLGEEGTEAATGRMVIAHSAARATGTTPWPADVREVLTKAGPQAPELIHRTTGGTPCA
- a CDS encoding ATP-binding protein, translated to MPEPTAATVPLVRTRVRALLEGWRIAADVADTFLLAVSELVGNVVQHAAAATGRMRVGVSCGGGWLCLQVADGAAVLPQLPDPAVEVDPDAEGGRGLLLVELLAAEVGGELAVLAHELGKCVRVRVPLV
- a CDS encoding alpha/beta hydrolase yields the protein MTQSHPAELDLADMTWPPPPYHPPVPPVTDEHGVRRFDGVTYATTPGYRPRLLDVQVPAGEGPFPAVVWIHGGGWLDGDRRYPPPTVPAALLHGSVLAAGLALVSIDYRHSLEAPFPAQLHDVKAAIRYVRQFAAELGIDPDRIAVWGESAGGHLAALAGLVGPGSANAEALEGAHGVATGDTGVRAVVDWYGVSDLPALAGHPLPGMPTGGEFPDPYDALLGGIEAERPALSLAASPVTYAQDSTPPPFLLIHGTRDGLVPFSQSEALAEALVGAGGDVTLRPVEGADHIFLGSPDIPEIVAESVAFLARHLNPGA